The following are encoded together in the Corynebacterium jeikeium genome:
- a CDS encoding NYN domain-containing protein: protein MLERTQVYVDTSYLLASFYNSWDTGARAQLEIDLPEVVAVLGQMIQDQLKQPVHRQFWYDGIPDSGPHRYQRSLRSEPGVQLRAGQLIEWGDRRTQKAVDTRLVADIVIAAMKRQVSDIVLVSGDADMLPGVEEAVAAGIRVHLYGFGWDSMSSALRFACDTTTILDPREDFRDTMRLQVLEGPLPAGEQPEQPEDKPLGDAEEPTDSSPCVLTSANAPTDAPTDAPTDACENDTGEDCAPSDAAKPKAPSTPQIPEPVRSGPAATSRGATHPSVNQQATPTPATQSATETTTEPATGAAAAAQNTQPAAAEVNASAEAAAGPETAASPNRTAETQETDTEAPKPKPRPNPGMMARHRKLRSRYVPLPNEVWATAGEQSPSDIGQQYAVWWYDNVANEEQRDNAHLLSGGGLPPEIDRPLLQFACETLHEYTLSETQRVGLRDGFHSGIRAIMLR from the coding sequence ATGTTGGAACGAACTCAGGTCTATGTCGACACGTCTTACCTGTTAGCGAGCTTTTATAACTCCTGGGACACCGGGGCCCGCGCCCAGTTAGAGATCGACCTTCCGGAGGTTGTGGCGGTCCTCGGCCAAATGATCCAGGACCAACTAAAACAGCCCGTTCACCGGCAGTTTTGGTACGACGGCATCCCCGACTCCGGCCCTCACCGCTACCAGCGCTCGCTGCGTAGCGAGCCGGGCGTGCAACTGCGAGCGGGCCAGCTGATCGAATGGGGCGACCGCCGCACCCAAAAAGCAGTCGATACACGCCTGGTCGCGGACATCGTTATCGCCGCGATGAAGCGCCAGGTATCCGACATCGTGCTCGTTTCTGGTGACGCCGACATGCTGCCCGGTGTGGAAGAAGCCGTCGCGGCAGGCATCCGTGTGCACCTATATGGCTTCGGCTGGGATTCCATGTCCTCCGCTCTGCGCTTCGCCTGCGATACGACCACAATCCTGGATCCGCGCGAAGACTTCCGCGACACCATGCGCTTGCAGGTATTGGAAGGCCCTCTGCCGGCTGGCGAACAACCCGAACAACCCGAAGACAAGCCGTTGGGCGACGCGGAAGAACCCACGGACTCGAGCCCGTGCGTGCTCACCTCCGCCAACGCTCCCACTGATGCTCCCACCGATGCTCCCACCGATGCTTGCGAGAATGACACCGGCGAGGACTGTGCTCCCAGCGACGCTGCCAAGCCGAAGGCCCCGTCCACTCCGCAGATTCCGGAACCTGTGCGCAGCGGTCCTGCAGCCACCTCTCGGGGCGCCACCCATCCGAGCGTGAACCAACAGGCCACCCCAACTCCGGCAACTCAATCTGCCACGGAAACTACAACGGAACCTGCAACTGGAGCGGCCGCGGCTGCACAGAACACGCAACCCGCAGCGGCCGAGGTCAACGCATCAGCTGAGGCGGCGGCCGGGCCGGAAACGGCGGCGTCACCAAATAGGACAGCAGAAACACAAGAAACAGATACAGAAGCACCCAAGCCGAAGCCGCGCCCGAACCCCGGCATGATGGCGCGCCACCGCAAGCTGCGCAGCCGCTACGTGCCTCTACCCAACGAGGTGTGGGCGACCGCAGGGGAACAGAGCCCCTCCGATATCGGTCAGCAATACGCGGTGTGGTGGTACGACAACGTGGCAAACGAGGAACAACGCGACAATGCCCACCTGCTGTCGGGCGGCGGACTGCCGCCGGAGATCGACCGGCCGCTGCTGCAATTTGCCTGCGAAACGTTGCACGAGTACACGCTCTCCGAAACCCAACGCGTAGGCCTGCGCGACGGGTTCCACTCAGGAATTCGCGCAATCATGCTGCGATAA
- a CDS encoding histone-like nucleoid-structuring protein Lsr2 — protein MARREITQFFDDLDNAPLSEDEVNVVDFSVNGIDYTLDLSAKNREAFEKALEPYIQVARRRTRGSAGRRTTGRNSNPERNRMIREWARENNVEVSERGRISADVIEKFEKAQGK, from the coding sequence ATGGCCCGCCGTGAAATTACCCAGTTCTTCGACGACCTTGACAATGCCCCACTTTCCGAGGACGAGGTCAACGTCGTTGATTTCAGTGTCAATGGAATTGATTACACTTTGGATTTGTCCGCCAAGAACCGCGAGGCTTTCGAAAAGGCGTTGGAACCCTACATTCAGGTTGCCCGCCGCAGGACTCGCGGCAGCGCCGGCCGTCGCACCACTGGCCGCAACTCCAATCCGGAGCGCAACCGTATGATCCGTGAATGGGCACGCGAAAACAACGTTGAGGTATCTGAACGTGGCCGTATTTCGGCCGACGTTATTGAAAAGTTTGAAAAAGCTCAGGGCAAGTAA
- a CDS encoding IS256-like element IS3506 family transposase, producing MTAAPYSIDPTTYLDDLLAQASPDLMRQMLQGFINQILSAQADTVCGAEYGVVSTERVNHRNGYRHRDLDTRVGTIDVAVPKLRHGAFFPDWLLERRSRAERALSTVIATCYLKGVSTRRMNDLVATLGISSMSKSQVSRMSEELDDMVADFKNRPLDPGGYAFLSCDALTIKVREGGRVVKCSVLLATGVNADGYREMLGMHVATAESNASWKGFFQDLKARGLTGVFLITSDAHEGIQHAISEVLPNASWQRCRTHFAKNLYEKVPKTQWPMVSAMFQTIFQQPDATSTWAQAREVVDLLEPKFPHVAAYLEESLDEVLAFTAVPKPVWTKVWSNNPTERLNREIRRRTDVVGIFPNRESIIRLVGAVLAEQHDDWIQQKRYMSLTALEHTKHLMHHPGEHRDDHHQLTA from the coding sequence ATGACCGCTGCACCGTATTCTATCGACCCGACAACCTATCTGGATGATTTGCTGGCCCAAGCGTCTCCGGATTTGATGCGCCAGATGCTGCAAGGGTTTATCAACCAGATCCTCTCCGCCCAGGCTGACACCGTCTGCGGCGCCGAATACGGGGTTGTATCCACCGAGCGGGTCAACCACCGCAACGGGTATCGCCACCGCGACCTTGACACCCGTGTCGGCACGATCGACGTGGCGGTGCCGAAACTGCGCCACGGCGCGTTCTTCCCAGACTGGCTGTTAGAGCGCCGCTCACGAGCAGAACGAGCCTTATCGACTGTGATCGCCACGTGCTACCTTAAGGGGGTTTCCACCCGCAGGATGAATGATCTGGTGGCTACACTTGGGATTTCCAGCATGTCGAAATCGCAAGTCTCACGCATGTCAGAAGAACTCGACGACATGGTCGCAGACTTCAAAAACCGCCCACTAGACCCCGGCGGGTACGCCTTTTTATCGTGCGATGCGCTCACGATCAAAGTCCGTGAAGGCGGCCGGGTGGTCAAATGCTCAGTGCTGCTTGCCACCGGAGTCAACGCCGACGGGTATCGCGAAATGCTCGGCATGCACGTCGCCACCGCGGAATCCAACGCGTCGTGGAAAGGCTTCTTCCAGGACTTAAAAGCCCGCGGACTTACTGGGGTATTCCTTATCACCAGTGATGCCCACGAAGGCATCCAGCACGCCATTTCCGAAGTGCTGCCCAATGCGTCGTGGCAGCGGTGCCGCACCCATTTCGCGAAGAACCTCTACGAAAAGGTCCCGAAAACACAATGGCCGATGGTCTCTGCGATGTTCCAGACAATCTTCCAGCAACCTGACGCCACATCCACTTGGGCTCAAGCCCGCGAAGTTGTCGACCTACTGGAGCCGAAATTCCCTCACGTCGCGGCGTATTTGGAGGAATCACTCGATGAAGTACTGGCGTTTACCGCAGTGCCGAAACCAGTCTGGACGAAGGTGTGGTCAAACAACCCCACAGAACGGTTAAACCGAGAGATCCGCCGGCGCACCGACGTCGTCGGCATTTTCCCAAACCGTGAATCCATCATCCGGCTTGTCGGTGCGGTCCTAGCCGAGCAACACGACGATTGGATCCAACAAAAACGCTACATGTCACTGACCGCACTCGAACACACCAAGCACCTCATGCACCACCCAGGAGAACATCGTGACGACCACCACCAGCTAACCGCCTAA
- a CDS encoding TetR/AcrR family transcriptional regulator, translating to MATAEDKPRTAGSAASTNSSAKAAAKTSGAKTAKKVAKKTAKKTGKATKQTARSSRRNRPGPRQRLLASATNLFTTQGIRVIGIDRILRDADVAKASLYSLFGSKDNLVVAYLQELDEKWRADWHALADQREKPEDRIIAFFDLCIQQEPDNNFRGSHFQNAASEYPRPETDSEQRIRDAAMEYRRWCRDTMAELLTERFGYASQTLADQLMVFMDGGLNGAKMSRNTVPLETARGLAKQLLLTAPMSYNI from the coding sequence ATGGCAACGGCAGAGGATAAACCCCGCACGGCGGGCTCCGCGGCCTCTACTAACTCCTCGGCCAAGGCAGCAGCCAAGACATCGGGAGCAAAGACGGCCAAGAAGGTCGCGAAGAAGACGGCCAAGAAGACCGGTAAGGCCACAAAGCAGACAGCGCGTTCCAGTCGACGTAACCGTCCTGGACCGCGCCAAAGGCTGCTGGCAAGCGCGACGAACCTCTTTACCACGCAAGGCATCCGTGTTATCGGCATCGATCGCATCCTGCGAGACGCAGACGTGGCGAAGGCCAGCCTGTATTCCCTATTTGGATCGAAGGATAATCTGGTTGTCGCCTACCTGCAGGAACTGGATGAGAAGTGGCGCGCCGATTGGCATGCGCTGGCGGATCAACGCGAAAAGCCAGAGGATCGCATCATCGCGTTCTTTGACCTGTGCATTCAGCAGGAACCAGACAACAACTTCCGTGGATCTCACTTCCAGAATGCGGCCAGCGAGTACCCGCGCCCCGAAACCGATTCGGAGCAGCGCATTCGCGACGCGGCGATGGAGTATCGCCGCTGGTGTCGCGACACGATGGCAGAGTTGTTAACCGAACGTTTTGGCTATGCCTCGCAGACACTGGCAGACCAGCTGATGGTGTTCATGGACGGTGGGCTTAACGGAGCGAAAATGTCCCGCAACACCGTGCCGTTGGAAACCGCGCGCGGCCTGGCGAAGCAGCTGCTGCTGACGGCTCCGATGAGCTACAACATCTAG
- a CDS encoding ATP-binding cassette domain-containing protein, whose amino-acid sequence MNSTQSPGAGSDVAPDIELRDVRRKLGSTHALDGATAHLPGGRVYGLIGRNGAGKTTLLRTIAGQLRAKGEVLIGGQPVYDNTQVLNSLILSGPDVPWPSDIKVKQLLSVVAARWETWDQRYADQLCEDFEVDTRKPLSKLSRGQKSLVSIVIGLAAQCPITLLDEPYLGLDVQNRELFYKHLLQDVERNPRTFILSTHHVEDAARILDSVILLDKGRITGVGTLDSITERIAILSGSAAAVEATLGEVGATGSVLMDATSSGLRRIVLDIHGLETDSVQDLAARIEGSGVRVTSADLEQAVLALTGREF is encoded by the coding sequence ATGAACTCCACCCAATCTCCCGGCGCTGGCTCCGACGTCGCTCCCGATATCGAGTTGCGTGACGTCAGGCGCAAGCTCGGCTCCACTCACGCCCTTGATGGCGCGACGGCGCACCTGCCCGGTGGTCGCGTCTATGGCCTAATCGGCCGAAACGGCGCAGGTAAGACCACTTTATTGCGCACAATTGCCGGGCAACTCCGCGCTAAGGGCGAAGTTCTTATTGGCGGCCAGCCGGTCTACGACAACACGCAAGTGCTGAACAGCCTGATCCTTTCTGGTCCCGACGTGCCGTGGCCTTCGGATATCAAGGTCAAACAATTGCTCAGTGTGGTTGCCGCCCGCTGGGAGACCTGGGATCAGCGCTATGCGGACCAGCTCTGCGAAGACTTCGAGGTCGATACGCGCAAACCCCTGTCTAAGCTCTCACGCGGACAAAAGTCCCTGGTCTCGATCGTTATTGGTCTGGCTGCGCAGTGTCCCATCACCCTCCTCGACGAGCCCTACCTTGGCCTTGACGTGCAGAACCGCGAGCTGTTCTACAAGCATCTCTTGCAGGACGTGGAGCGCAATCCCCGCACCTTCATCCTTTCGACTCACCACGTCGAAGACGCCGCCCGCATCCTCGATTCCGTCATCCTCCTCGATAAGGGGCGGATCACGGGAGTCGGAACGCTCGACTCCATCACCGAGCGCATCGCGATTCTCTCTGGTTCCGCCGCGGCCGTCGAAGCCACCCTCGGCGAAGTTGGGGCCACTGGTTCTGTTCTTATGGACGCCACATCCTCCGGCCTACGCCGAATAGTCCTTGACATTCACGGGCTGGAAACCGACAGCGTGCAGGACCTCGCCGCCCGCATTGAGGGCAGCGGGGTTCGCGTAACCAGCGCGGACCTGGAGCAAGCGGTGCTAGCGCTGACCGGAAGGGAGTTCTAG
- a CDS encoding class E sortase, with the protein MARHRRQAKTRLDPISVFGEVLITFGVLALLFGFWDVFWTDIQSGRQQAAVAQELDNQWDDKNPRPLTEPAEGTAFARLFIPSFGSDFNFSVVKGVSDEDLTKGPGHYQETQAPGKPGNFAMAGHRVGRGSPFNDLGLLKTCDSVVVETAGSWNIYRVLPIDVAPGDRQAEAEKCMPPELAKKISSGEYAGVNGRYITTPSDVNVINPVPGQQRVEVHPKDDAALLTMTTCHPQFSNKQRMIVHAALVRSEPKKGGELPEELTKGA; encoded by the coding sequence ATGGCGCGACACCGACGACAGGCGAAAACACGACTCGATCCGATTAGTGTTTTCGGCGAGGTCTTAATCACCTTTGGCGTCCTTGCACTGCTCTTCGGATTCTGGGATGTTTTTTGGACGGACATCCAATCTGGCCGTCAACAGGCCGCCGTCGCCCAGGAGCTGGATAACCAGTGGGACGATAAGAACCCCCGCCCGCTCACTGAACCGGCCGAAGGCACAGCCTTTGCACGTCTTTTCATTCCTTCTTTTGGCTCGGACTTTAACTTTTCCGTGGTTAAGGGAGTTTCCGATGAGGATCTCACCAAGGGGCCGGGCCACTACCAGGAAACACAGGCGCCCGGTAAGCCGGGTAACTTTGCGATGGCCGGCCACCGCGTGGGGCGCGGCTCCCCATTTAACGACCTAGGCCTGCTGAAAACCTGCGATTCTGTGGTGGTGGAAACTGCAGGTAGTTGGAATATTTACCGCGTGCTGCCAATCGATGTAGCCCCAGGTGATCGTCAGGCGGAGGCTGAGAAATGTATGCCCCCAGAGCTGGCGAAGAAGATCTCCAGCGGCGAATACGCGGGCGTCAACGGCCGCTACATCACCACCCCCAGCGACGTTAACGTGATCAATCCTGTCCCCGGCCAGCAGCGCGTCGAAGTTCACCCGAAGGACGATGCTGCGCTGTTGACCATGACGACCTGCCACCCGCAGTTTTCCAACAAGCAGCGCATGATCGTCCATGCGGCGTTGGTCCGTTCGGAGCCGAAGAAGGGCGGAGAGCTGCCCGAGGAATTGACGAAGGGAGCTTAA
- a CDS encoding MFS transporter translates to MNAQPALNTPLQRWLLLAAVGVGITIITIDNTILYTALPSLVEDLGASSTQQLWIVNIYAIVIAGLLLGTGTLGDKIGHRRMFVAGLVIFGIASFVAAFAPTPGILILGRALLAVGGATMMPSTLSLIRLTFLDPAELNLAIGIWGSLSTVSAALGPIAGGLLLELYWWGSCFLINVPLVIAALIAVPFVAPKDQPQRDKHWDFISSFYAMVTLVSAVMLIKEGSHSPQNWPVIGIAAITLILGGWAFTRRQNKLDQPLITLDIFRFPAFRAGALGAALSMFALAGLQYVITQKLQLADGLSPLRSGVYVTFAAIGGLRPLVWCNAC, encoded by the coding sequence ATGAATGCTCAGCCAGCTCTAAACACACCCCTCCAACGCTGGTTGCTACTAGCCGCAGTCGGCGTAGGTATTACCATCATTACGATCGACAACACCATCCTCTACACAGCGCTTCCGAGCCTCGTAGAAGATCTCGGTGCATCCAGCACCCAACAGTTATGGATTGTCAATATCTATGCAATTGTCATCGCCGGCTTACTACTCGGCACCGGAACCCTTGGAGACAAGATCGGGCATCGACGAATGTTCGTGGCGGGGCTTGTCATTTTCGGAATTGCTTCGTTCGTAGCAGCTTTCGCCCCTACCCCCGGGATTCTTATTCTCGGCCGCGCCTTGTTAGCAGTAGGTGGCGCTACGATGATGCCGTCTACGTTGTCGCTCATTCGGCTTACATTTTTAGATCCGGCAGAGCTAAACCTCGCAATCGGCATCTGGGGTAGTCTTTCAACCGTTTCCGCCGCTCTCGGACCTATCGCCGGCGGATTGCTTTTGGAACTGTATTGGTGGGGATCCTGTTTCCTGATCAACGTTCCCCTTGTTATCGCAGCGCTGATCGCTGTGCCTTTCGTCGCTCCGAAGGATCAGCCGCAACGGGATAAGCACTGGGACTTTATCTCTTCTTTCTACGCAATGGTCACCCTGGTAAGCGCAGTGATGCTCATCAAGGAGGGCAGTCACTCCCCGCAGAATTGGCCAGTTATTGGCATAGCAGCCATTACGCTCATCCTCGGCGGTTGGGCCTTTACTCGGCGTCAAAACAAACTAGACCAGCCGTTGATCACCCTTGACATCTTTCGATTCCCTGCGTTTCGCGCCGGCGCGTTGGGAGCAGCGCTTTCCATGTTTGCTCTTGCTGGCCTGCAGTACGTCATTACACAAAAACTGCAGCTTGCCGACGGCTTATCGCCGCTGCGCTCCGGCGTCTACGTGACATTCGCGGCCATTGGGGGGTTGCGTCCCTTAGTGTGGTGTAACGCTTGCTGA
- a CDS encoding GntR family transcriptional regulator yields the protein MNESSTPLFQQVADLIADAIVDGSLPEGERAPSTNELAEFHSINPATARKGLALLVDQGVLAKKRGVGMFVEHGARERILALRKEAFAASYLVPLVDEAAKLGMNRTQLKTLMDKVAESRGLYE from the coding sequence ATGAATGAATCGTCTACTCCGCTTTTTCAGCAGGTCGCGGACCTCATCGCGGACGCGATCGTGGATGGGTCGCTTCCTGAGGGCGAACGCGCACCATCGACAAATGAACTCGCAGAATTTCACAGCATCAACCCCGCAACTGCCAGAAAGGGGCTGGCGCTACTCGTTGATCAGGGCGTGTTGGCCAAGAAACGAGGCGTGGGAATGTTCGTTGAACACGGCGCCCGCGAGCGAATCCTGGCCCTACGTAAGGAAGCTTTCGCCGCCAGCTACTTGGTTCCTCTCGTCGACGAAGCCGCCAAGTTGGGCATGAATCGCACACAGTTAAAAACCCTCATGGACAAAGTCGCAGAAAGCCGAGGACTTTACGAATGA
- a CDS encoding DUF2020 domain-containing protein — protein sequence MAGIALAFSASACGSTETDEPTSETSAERTVDPVKGTELPIDAAPEPVGQGGQEVCPYLDGEWLQNTNGQRLTGTGTDERFDPPACVFWSYEDYPQATVMVRHMRTNSDAIAVVDHAAPIDSTLKALEPEGWSGGRRGGDGQSGAVYAVWKDETAVVVTTAQEQSVKAQKIAEETIKNLKL from the coding sequence GTGGCAGGCATCGCACTGGCCTTTAGCGCCAGTGCCTGCGGGAGCACAGAGACCGACGAGCCAACCTCCGAAACCTCCGCAGAGCGCACCGTCGACCCGGTGAAGGGAACGGAACTGCCAATTGACGCTGCCCCGGAGCCAGTGGGGCAGGGCGGCCAAGAGGTTTGCCCATACCTGGACGGCGAATGGTTGCAGAACACAAATGGCCAGCGCCTGACTGGCACGGGCACGGATGAACGCTTCGACCCTCCTGCATGCGTTTTCTGGTCCTACGAAGACTACCCGCAGGCCACGGTGATGGTGCGCCACATGCGAACCAACTCCGATGCAATCGCGGTAGTGGACCATGCCGCGCCAATCGATTCCACTCTTAAGGCCCTCGAGCCGGAGGGGTGGAGCGGCGGGCGCCGTGGTGGCGACGGGCAATCCGGTGCGGTGTACGCAGTGTGGAAGGACGAGACGGCCGTGGTGGTTACCACGGCACAGGAGCAGTCCGTAAAGGCGCAGAAGATCGCCGAGGAGACGATCAAGAATCTCAAGCTCTAG
- a CDS encoding pseudouridine synthase → MAKDFLWHLISSQRHRAEDDNFSAVLDRFAAGEVCLDSGEALAPDDVLRPGSFINFYRRPAPERPVPGEIAVLHQDADIVVVDKPPFLATLPRGQHITETALVKARVQLGIPELSPSHRLDRLTRGVLLMTARPEIRGAYQTMFERRIPHKVYEALTPLPEEAPFAPIAPLADWRSWDPPTPERPWRLEHSMSKTRGHLSTILTDGSPNALTLVTGLRTEWREGRKILVWRLEPHTGKTHQLRVVLRSLGLPILNDPLYTELTDAALFSIDAPTPRPVYVEDEDFSSPMGLIAKELRFPDPLSGQERKFVSRF, encoded by the coding sequence GTGGCAAAAGATTTTTTGTGGCACCTTATTTCCTCCCAGCGCCACCGCGCAGAAGATGATAATTTTAGCGCCGTTTTAGATCGCTTCGCTGCAGGCGAAGTGTGCCTGGATTCAGGCGAGGCACTCGCCCCGGACGACGTTCTGCGTCCCGGTAGCTTTATCAATTTCTACCGCCGCCCTGCCCCGGAGCGTCCCGTCCCCGGCGAGATCGCAGTACTGCACCAGGATGCGGATATCGTCGTGGTGGATAAGCCGCCTTTCTTGGCTACTCTCCCGCGGGGACAGCACATCACCGAGACGGCACTGGTCAAAGCACGGGTACAGCTCGGTATCCCGGAGCTCTCCCCCTCTCACCGCCTCGATCGCCTCACTCGCGGCGTGCTGTTGATGACCGCCCGCCCAGAGATCCGCGGCGCTTACCAGACGATGTTCGAGCGCCGAATCCCCCACAAGGTTTACGAGGCACTGACTCCCCTGCCTGAGGAGGCTCCATTCGCTCCCATCGCTCCACTAGCTGACTGGCGCTCGTGGGATCCGCCCACGCCTGAGCGTCCGTGGCGTCTGGAGCACAGCATGTCGAAGACGCGCGGGCACCTCAGCACCATCCTTACCGACGGGTCACCCAATGCTCTTACCCTGGTCACAGGGCTGCGCACGGAGTGGCGCGAGGGGCGAAAGATTCTTGTTTGGCGTCTGGAACCCCACACCGGCAAGACCCACCAGCTGCGCGTCGTCCTCCGTTCGCTTGGTCTGCCGATTCTGAATGATCCCTTGTACACCGAACTCACAGACGCGGCGCTCTTTTCTATTGACGCCCCTACGCCCCGGCCGGTCTACGTGGAGGACGAGGACTTTTCCTCCCCAATGGGGCTTATCGCCAAGGAGCTCCGCTTCCCCGACCCTTTGAGTGGCCAGGAGCGGAAGTTCGTCAGCCGCTTCTAG
- the yidC gene encoding membrane protein insertase YidC, which produces MKIVEYPVALFLKAWHYLFADIFGWDAAQSWLLALVLLIVTVRSLLLPFVYRQSYSSRILVNIRPKVYRLEQEYSDDKSAEGRKELGKRRRELQKEHEYRFSDGCIPALIQIPVLLGLYRMLIHVTSPDPEINASVNGFGPLNAEEVQSLLSAKLFGVPMAAYVQMADSQFAEIHTTKEQVFWVVFPMAILAAIFTTSNWGYSMYRNYLTVDHNSGLARGLLKMMWLIGPVVLLAPFTIALGAVGPVALMIYWVGNNLWTTTQTITIQRILDRKIPYSDEFLEHHKLMKNQLVERKKEKKLARKAKRNS; this is translated from the coding sequence ATGAAGATTGTCGAGTATCCCGTTGCTTTATTCCTGAAGGCATGGCATTACCTTTTTGCAGACATTTTCGGCTGGGATGCAGCGCAATCTTGGTTGCTGGCACTTGTGCTTTTGATCGTCACCGTCCGATCGCTGCTTTTACCCTTCGTTTATCGGCAGTCTTATTCCAGCCGTATTTTGGTTAACATCCGACCGAAGGTTTATCGGCTGGAGCAGGAATACAGCGACGATAAATCAGCGGAAGGTCGCAAGGAGTTAGGCAAGCGGCGACGTGAGCTACAGAAGGAACACGAATATCGGTTCTCCGATGGTTGTATTCCCGCGCTTATCCAGATTCCGGTTCTGCTGGGCCTGTACCGCATGCTCATCCACGTCACCAGCCCGGACCCGGAGATCAATGCTTCCGTCAACGGCTTTGGCCCTCTGAATGCCGAGGAAGTCCAATCATTACTTTCCGCGAAGCTCTTCGGAGTTCCTATGGCCGCTTATGTACAGATGGCGGATTCGCAGTTCGCGGAAATTCACACCACTAAGGAGCAGGTCTTTTGGGTGGTGTTCCCTATGGCGATTTTGGCGGCAATTTTCACCACCTCTAACTGGGGTTATTCCATGTACCGGAATTACCTCACGGTGGACCACAATTCGGGATTAGCTCGCGGGCTACTGAAGATGATGTGGCTGATTGGACCTGTCGTACTGCTCGCCCCGTTCACCATCGCTTTGGGGGCTGTCGGTCCCGTAGCGCTGATGATCTACTGGGTGGGTAATAACCTGTGGACCACTACCCAGACGATCACCATTCAGCGGATCCTGGACCGCAAGATCCCCTACTCAGATGAATTCCTGGAGCACCACAAGCTGATGAAGAACCAGCTGGTTGAGCGAAAGAAGGAGAAGAAGCTCGCGCGGAAGGCCAAGCGGAATAGCTAG
- a CDS encoding universal stress protein, translating to MATTSDKEIIVAVDGSDASNEAVRWAANAALKRKQPLKLVSAYTMPQFMYADGMVPPQELYDELESEAGDKIENARRIVTDFSTDVEVSYLVKEGAPIDTLLDLSETAEMIVMGSRGLGGLSGLVMGSVSSAVVSHAECPVVVVRRDNDVTVDNKYGPVVVGVDGSEVSRQALQIAFREAEARGALLRAVHSWTDTQIHTTYVGLVDAQNQMDRMIVERQNMMEDELKELIKEYPSVQVEEIVERERPVQSLTEAAKDAQLLIVGSHGRGGFKGMLLGSTSRTLLQYAPCPMMVVRPKDKKRK from the coding sequence ATGGCTACCACGAGCGATAAGGAAATCATCGTCGCAGTTGATGGCTCAGACGCCAGCAACGAGGCCGTCAGGTGGGCTGCGAACGCCGCCCTGAAGCGCAAGCAGCCGCTGAAGCTGGTCAGCGCTTACACCATGCCGCAGTTTATGTACGCCGACGGAATGGTTCCGCCGCAGGAGCTCTACGACGAGCTTGAGAGTGAAGCCGGCGACAAGATCGAGAACGCCCGCAGGATCGTCACCGACTTCAGCACTGATGTCGAGGTCAGCTACCTGGTCAAGGAAGGCGCCCCGATTGATACCCTGCTGGATCTCTCCGAAACTGCGGAGATGATCGTCATGGGTTCCCGCGGCCTAGGCGGACTCTCGGGCCTGGTCATGGGTTCCGTCTCCAGCGCTGTTGTCTCCCACGCCGAATGCCCGGTCGTGGTTGTGCGCAGGGACAACGACGTCACCGTCGACAACAAGTACGGTCCGGTCGTGGTCGGCGTAGACGGTTCTGAGGTTTCCCGCCAGGCACTACAGATTGCGTTCCGCGAGGCGGAGGCACGTGGCGCCCTGCTGCGCGCAGTGCACTCCTGGACCGACACGCAGATCCACACCACCTACGTTGGTCTGGTGGATGCTCAGAACCAGATGGATCGCATGATCGTCGAGCGTCAGAACATGATGGAAGACGAGCTGAAGGAGCTCATCAAGGAGTACCCGAGCGTACAGGTGGAGGAGATCGTTGAGCGCGAGCGCCCGGTGCAGTCCCTCACCGAGGCGGCAAAGGATGCCCAGCTGCTGATCGTTGGCTCTCACGGTCGCGGCGGATTCAAGGGCATGCTCCTGGGTTCCACCTCCCGCACCCTGCTGCAGTACGCACCGTGCCCGATGATGGTTGTCCGTCCGAAGGACAAGAAGCGCAAGTAA